In Euwallacea fornicatus isolate EFF26 chromosome 26, ASM4011564v1, whole genome shotgun sequence, one DNA window encodes the following:
- the dop gene encoding microtubule-associated serine/threonine-protein kinase 3 isoform X1, with product MEDHTENNGAKSRSRSNSARVLVFDEPRVYLEQKQRCSVGPVQESALVSMRHQSDLQHASSNLLKFHNSVLGKSAPSLSASMRDININRRNSRPTINRLSLVANTSPILPRSHSPICGSPIDSPRNPQSFINFSFAPIKRVVAGYRGDGRRWSVASLPSSGYGTTPGSSNMSSKCSSQERLHQLPHIPTTEDIKMLTHHFSSNESNPSLPGNSYDDNCVIHKSHLHRPRSRSLSSPSRSPVIDNEICMMNVLYKERFPKATQQMEERLSNYIEENKTFDFGEECDYLPIVRFVHHQVLEMARDCLYKSQNKLITSRYFYEMSENLERLLMETKEKSEDAAAMVTGFIKKLLLIISRPARLLECLEFDPEEFYHFLEAAEGQVKGLQGLKADIPQYIIQKLGLNRDPIAELQQELKDCNWSANSSRSSLCMSTSTPTVKKHLNNPNEQDFEVVKLISNGAYGAVYLVKHKQTRQRFAMKKINKNNLMLRNQVEQVFAERDILSFADNPFVVSMYCSFETKKHLCLVMEYVEGGDCASLLKNIGPLPPDMARFYFAETVLAVEYLHSYGIVHRDLKPDNLLITALGHIKLTDFGLSKMGLMSLATNLYEGYIDSEAHQFSDKQVFGTPEYIAPEVILRQGYGKPVDWWSMGIILYEFLIGCVPFFGDTPEELFAHTVQDDIEWPENEDWSIQEEGKDLITALLQHSPRERLGSGGAHEVKDHVYFQGLDWNSLLRQKAEFVPQLEHDEDTSYFDSRMDRYSHEIEDDTDDTDDSPVFGLFSSCSPQYRKTHGSKLSLTSDSSSLRSSSLATAEVTTPEVSGSESKFKPKVPQSIIQESGVIPKCVESRKISLDLSLCTITTPESSQTDSDDVSPQIHRRRKAAHGRDMLPKFSISVEDEHSSSLDAGTSSSENRELSPLRRVPVPSQPVKHKSRSVVKSASASGLSLMIPSEDFQAPPCSVHSPSGGGSSTASSRDTSPCRELSPLVTSLKPPIIIRRGPKGFGFTVHTIRVYYGDTDIYTMHHLVMAVDEGSPAFEAGLRPADLITHINGEAVQGLYHTQVLQLLLGGAEHVSLRATPLDQTSIKTGGRKREPGQSKLAKRSLNRQKKQKKDGDKRRKTSLFRRISSKRASAEMQQMAANIQSPVSVTPSRSFQSFPRNDSSFSSNTVRSATTNRSTLSPSDSFSQHSGNSTPASTSSGTPSPTTAPNGRNAKQHYQRPSTLHGLKHKLHSSGCSKSLHASGPSCPTNGPNRRKSVGHIPLSPLARTPSPSPLPASPTRSPSPLAFPIGHQPGSSNTTQSYSPSAGSAPITVTAQSKKNFARHKGSEPGSPLLRRALSPDRLHPRSAETKCSISPLCSSGTVTPVNKSQSRTGTSSVWRPGCSTDKEKEGETEFQQPNEPGPSSSTSENRLSLTLAGPGEFLPRIAEEKDSPTGGQELKDKSQDPQQTCTGDNIQESQKQENQAQISVPVVEEKTEKVVVKNTSGCRSESLSIGKENAKNFENAAEKNPSPKSVTDCKMESFSQSPAETKDKKCPSKIHSKDKPPDGKPKEAKSNKPEEKEPKSSKSVKK from the exons ATGGAGGACCACACTGAAAACAACGGGGCTAAGTCGCGGTCTCGTTCGAATTCTGCAAGAGTTCTGGTTTTCGATGAACCTCGAGTTTATTTGGAACAAAAGCAGAGATGCAGCGTGGGACCTGTTCAGGAGTCTGCCCTTGTTTCTATGCGACACCAGTCAG ATCTACAACATGCATcatcaaatttgttgaaatttcataacTCTGTTCTTGGAAAGTCAGCACCCTCACTTTCTGCAAGTATG AGAGACATCAACATAAATCGACGGAACAGTCGGCCGACCATAAACCGATTAAGTCTTGTTGCAAATACCTCCCCTATTTTACCACGATCTCATTCACCAATATGTGGAAGCCCCATCGATAGTCCTAGAAATCCTCAAAGTTTCATTAACTTTTCTTTTGCGCCAATTAAGAG AGTTGTTGCCGGGTATCGAGGGGATGGCAGAAGGTGGTCTGTGGCATCTTTGCCATCTTCGGGGTATGGAACCACTCCAGGAAGTTCCAATATGTCG tcCAAGTGTTCTAGTCAAGAAAGGCTTCATCAGTTACCGCATATCCCCACCACTGAAGACATTAAAATGTTAACTCATCATTTTTCTAGTAATGAAAGTAATCCGTCTTTGCCAGGAAATAGTTATGATGACAATTGTGTTATACATAAATCCCATTTACATAGGCCACGATCTAGGAGCCTCAGTAGTCCAAGCAGGTCTCCAGTAATTGACAACGAAATATGTATGATGAATGTGTTATACAAAGAGAGGTTTCCTAAGGCTACACAGCAGATGGAAGAAAGATTGTCCAATTATATAgaagaaaacaaaacatttgaTTTTGGGGAGGAATGTGATTATTTACCAATTGTCAGATTTGTTCATCATCAAGTTTTGGAAATGGCCAGAGATTGTCTATATAAATcccaaaacaaattaattactagtcgttatttttatgaaatgtcAGAAAATTTAGAAAGATTGCTTATGGAAACTAAGGAAAAATCAGAAGATGCAGCAGCCATGGTTACagggtttattaaaaaacttcttCTAATAATTTCTAGACCTGCTCGACTTCTGGAATGTCTTGAATTTGATCCAGAAGAGTTTTACCACTTTTTAGAGGCAGCCGAAggacaagttaagggactccAAGGCTTGAAAGCTGACATACCTCAGTATATAATTCAGAAATTAGGTCTCAATAGAGATCCTATAGCAGAGTTGCAGCAAGAGTTGAAAGACTGCAATTGGTCTGCCAATTCTTCTCGTTCTTCCCTTTGTATGTCAACATCCACTCCAACAGTGAAGAAGCACCTTAATAATCCAAATGAACAAGACTTTGAAGTAGTCAAGCTGATCTCTAATGGGGCATATGGAGCAGTTTATTTAgttaaacataaacaaaccAGGCAGAGATTTGCCAtgaagaaaatcaacaaaaacaatCTTATGCTAAGAAATCAAGTAGAACAAGTATTTGCCGAACGTGATATACTGAGTTTCGCCGACAATCCCTTTGTAGTAAGCATGTATTGTAGCTTTGAAACGAAGAAACATTTATGCCTAGTTATGGAGTATGTGGAGGGTGGAGACTGTGCTAGTTTGTTAAAGAATATTGGCCCTTTACCTCCGGATATGGCTAGATTTTATTTCGCGGAAACAGTTTTAGCCGTGGAATACCTTCATTCTTACGGAATTGTGCATAGAGATCTTAAACCAGACAA cTTGTTAATTACTGCCCTTGGGCACATTAAATTGACGGACTTTGGTCTAAGCAAAATGGGGCTAATGTCAC tgGCCACAAACTTATATGAAGGATACATTGATTCTGAAGCCCATCAATTTTCTGACAAGCAAGTGTTTGGTACCCCTGAATACATCGCTCCAGAGGTTATTCTTAGGCAAGGTTATGGCAAACCAGTGGATTGGTGGTCTATGGGCATTATATTATACGAATTTCTCATTGGTTGTGTCCCATTTTTCGGAGACACGCCTGAAGAATTGTTTGCACACACCGTGCAGG ATGACATTGAGTGGCCCGAAAACGAAGATTGGTCAATTCAAGAAGAGGGGAAAGATCTTATAACGGCATTGCTCCAACATTCCCCTAGGGAAAGACTTGGGAGTGGGGGAGCACATGAAGTTAAAGACCATGTGTATTTTCAAGGGTTAGATTGGAATTCTTTATTAAGACAGAAGGCAGAATTTGTCCCCCAGCTTGAGCATGATGAGGATACTAGTTATTTTGATA GTCGTATGGATAGATATAGCCATGAAATTGAAGACGACACAGATGATACCGACGATTCGCCAGTCTTTGGATTGTTTTCCTCGTGCTCTCCACAGTACCGTAAAACGCATGGTTCGAAACTGAGTCTTACTTCCGATTCGAGCAGCCTCAGATCGAGTTCACTCGCTACTGCTGAAGTAACGACTCCTGAAGTTTCAGGAAgcgaatcaaaatttaaacccAAAGTACCTCAGAGCATAATTCAGGAGTCGGGCGTCATTCCTAAATGTGTCGAATCTCGAAAA ATTTCTTTGGACTTATCTTTGTGCACTATTACAACCCCAGAATCCTCTCAAACCGACAGTGACGACGTATCTCCACAGATTCATAGAAGGCGGAAGGCTGCCCATGGTCGTGATATGTTACCGAAATTCTCTATTTCTGTGGAAGACGAGCACAGTAGCAGTTTAGATGCTGGGACTTCGTCATCAGAAAATCGAGAATTATCGCCGTTGAGGAGAGTTCCAGTACCTAGTCAACCCGTCAAACATAAATCTCGGTCTGTTGTTAAGAGCGCGTCGGCCTCTGGCTTGTCATTGATGATTCCGTCAG AAGATTTCCAAGCTCCTCCATGTAGTGTACATTCTCCTAGTGGTGGTGGCTCCAGTACTGCTAGTTCTAGAGACACATCGCCTTGTAGAGAATTATCGCCGTTAGTAACAAGTTTGAAACCACCGATAATAATCCGAAGAGGTCCTAAAGGCTTCGGATTTACCGTCCATACAATCCGGGTATATTATGGGGATACAGATATTTACACTATGCATCACTTGGTCATG GCGGTCGACGAGGGAAGTCCGGCCTTCGAAGCTGGGCTGCGGCCTGCAGATCTGATCACCCATATCAATGGCGAAGCCGTGCAGGGGCTGTACCATACTCAAGTTTTACAACTGCTTTTGGGAGGTGCTGAACACGTCAGTCTGCGTGCTACACCGTTGGATCAAACCTCAATCAAAACCGGTGGTAGAAAACGAGAACCAGGACAAAGCAAACTCGCCAAAAGGAGCTTGAACAGGCAAAAGAAACAGAAGAAGGATGGCGACAAGCGCAGGAAAACTTCCTTATTTCGGAGGATTAGTTCTAAAAGAGCTAGTGCTGAAATGCAACAG ATGGCGGCAAATATCCAATCCCCAGTTAGCGTCACGCCGAGCAGAAGTTTCCAGTCATTTCCTCGCAATGACAGCAGTTTTTCTTCAAACACTGTTAGGAGCGCAACAACTAATCGCTCAACCCTGTCACCATCTGACTCATTCAGTCAACATTCCGGTAATTCGACCCCCGCCTCCACTTCATCGGGAACTCCCTCTCCAACAACCGCTCCAAATGGTAGAAATGCCAAACAACACTACCAGAGGCCTTCAACGTTGCATGGGTTGAAACACAAATTACATTCCAGTGGATGTTCCAAATCTTTACATGCCTCCGGCCCGTCCTGCCCCACCAATGGTCCTAATCGAAGAAAATCGGTGGGGCACATCCCGCTTTCGCCTTTAGCTCGGACGCCTTCACCTTCACCGTTACCCGCTTCACCTACGCGTTCTCCCAGTCCTTTAGCTTTCCCTATTGGACATCAACCTG gTAGTTCAAATACTACTCAATCATATAGTCCCAGTGCAGGGTCTGCGCCCATCACAGTTACAGCccaatcaaaaaaaaattttgcgaGGCACAAAGGATCAGAACCGGGCTCTCCGTTGCTAAGAAGGGCTTTATCCCCAGACCGCTTGCATCCTAGAAGTGCTGAGACTAAATGTTCTATATCGCCTCTGTGCTCTTCAGGTACTGTAACTCCTGTAAATAAATCTCAAAGCCGGACAGGAACCTCTTCAGTTTGGAGACCTGGTTGTTCGACTGATAAAGAGAAGGAAGGAGAGACAGAGTTTCAACAGCCTAATGAGCCAG gtccGTCATCATCAACATCTGAAAATCGTCTTTCGTTAACACTGGCTGGGCCTGGGGAGTTTTTGCCTCGTATTGCTGAAGAAAAAGACTCGCCAACAGGTGGGCAGgaattaaaagataaaagtCAAGACCCTCAACAGACATGTACAGGCGACAATATTCAGGAATCTCAGAAACAGGAAAATCAAGCACAAATATCCGTTCCAGTAGTGGaggaaaaaacagaaaagGTTGTTGTCAAAAATACAAGTGGTTGCAGGTCTGAATCCTTGTCCATCGGAAAAGAGAATGCTAAAAACTTTGAGAATGCGGCAGAGAAAAACCCTTCACCCAAGTCGGTGACCGACTGTAAGATGGAAAGTTTTTCTCAATCACCCGCCGAAACCAAAGATAAAAAATGtccttcaaaaattcattctAAGGATAAGCCGCCAGATGGCAAACCAAAGGAAGCTAAGTCTAACAAACCGGAGGAAAAAGAACCCAAATCAAGCAAATCAGTCAAGAAGTAG
- the dop gene encoding microtubule-associated serine/threonine-protein kinase 3 isoform X2, protein MEDHTENNGAKSRSRSNSARVLVFDEPRVYLEQKQRCSVGPVQESALVSMRHQSDLQHASSNLLKFHNSVLGKSAPSLSASMRDININRRNSRPTINRLSLVANTSPILPRSHSPICGSPIDSPRNPQSFINFSFAPIKRVVAGYRGDGRRWSVASLPSSGYGTTPGSSNMSSKCSSQERLHQLPHIPTTEDIKMLTHHFSSNESNPSLPGNSYDDNCVIHKSHLHRPRSRSLSSPSRSPVIDNEICMMNVLYKERFPKATQQMEERLSNYIEENKTFDFGEECDYLPIVRFVHHQVLEMARDCLYKSQNKLITSRYFYEMSENLERLLMETKEKSEDAAAMVTGFIKKLLLIISRPARLLECLEFDPEEFYHFLEAAEGQVKGLQGLKADIPQYIIQKLGLNRDPIAELQQELKDCNWSANSSRSSLCMSTSTPTVKKHLNNPNEQDFEVVKLISNGAYGAVYLVKHKQTRQRFAMKKINKNNLMLRNQVEQVFAERDILSFADNPFVVSMYCSFETKKHLCLVMEYVEGGDCASLLKNIGPLPPDMARFYFAETVLAVEYLHSYGIVHRDLKPDNLLITALGHIKLTDFGLSKMGLMSLATNLYEGYIDSEAHQFSDKQVFGTPEYIAPEVILRQGYGKPVDWWSMGIILYEFLIGCVPFFGDTPEELFAHTVQDDIEWPENEDWSIQEEGKDLITALLQHSPRERLGSGGAHEVKDHVYFQGLDWNSLLRQKAEFVPQLEHDEDTSYFDSRMDRYSHEIEDDTDDTDDSPVFGLFSSCSPQYRKTHGSKLSLTSDSSSLRSSSLATAEVTTPEVSGSESKFKPKVPQSIIQESGVIPKCVESRKISLDLSLCTITTPESSQTDSDDVSPQIHRRRKAAHGRDMLPKFSISVEDEHSSSLDAGTSSSENRELSPLRRVPVPSQPVKHKSRSVVKSASASGLSLMIPSDFQAPPCSVHSPSGGGSSTASSRDTSPCRELSPLVTSLKPPIIIRRGPKGFGFTVHTIRVYYGDTDIYTMHHLVMAVDEGSPAFEAGLRPADLITHINGEAVQGLYHTQVLQLLLGGAEHVSLRATPLDQTSIKTGGRKREPGQSKLAKRSLNRQKKQKKDGDKRRKTSLFRRISSKRASAEMQQMAANIQSPVSVTPSRSFQSFPRNDSSFSSNTVRSATTNRSTLSPSDSFSQHSGNSTPASTSSGTPSPTTAPNGRNAKQHYQRPSTLHGLKHKLHSSGCSKSLHASGPSCPTNGPNRRKSVGHIPLSPLARTPSPSPLPASPTRSPSPLAFPIGHQPGSSNTTQSYSPSAGSAPITVTAQSKKNFARHKGSEPGSPLLRRALSPDRLHPRSAETKCSISPLCSSGTVTPVNKSQSRTGTSSVWRPGCSTDKEKEGETEFQQPNEPGPSSSTSENRLSLTLAGPGEFLPRIAEEKDSPTGGQELKDKSQDPQQTCTGDNIQESQKQENQAQISVPVVEEKTEKVVVKNTSGCRSESLSIGKENAKNFENAAEKNPSPKSVTDCKMESFSQSPAETKDKKCPSKIHSKDKPPDGKPKEAKSNKPEEKEPKSSKSVKK, encoded by the exons ATGGAGGACCACACTGAAAACAACGGGGCTAAGTCGCGGTCTCGTTCGAATTCTGCAAGAGTTCTGGTTTTCGATGAACCTCGAGTTTATTTGGAACAAAAGCAGAGATGCAGCGTGGGACCTGTTCAGGAGTCTGCCCTTGTTTCTATGCGACACCAGTCAG ATCTACAACATGCATcatcaaatttgttgaaatttcataacTCTGTTCTTGGAAAGTCAGCACCCTCACTTTCTGCAAGTATG AGAGACATCAACATAAATCGACGGAACAGTCGGCCGACCATAAACCGATTAAGTCTTGTTGCAAATACCTCCCCTATTTTACCACGATCTCATTCACCAATATGTGGAAGCCCCATCGATAGTCCTAGAAATCCTCAAAGTTTCATTAACTTTTCTTTTGCGCCAATTAAGAG AGTTGTTGCCGGGTATCGAGGGGATGGCAGAAGGTGGTCTGTGGCATCTTTGCCATCTTCGGGGTATGGAACCACTCCAGGAAGTTCCAATATGTCG tcCAAGTGTTCTAGTCAAGAAAGGCTTCATCAGTTACCGCATATCCCCACCACTGAAGACATTAAAATGTTAACTCATCATTTTTCTAGTAATGAAAGTAATCCGTCTTTGCCAGGAAATAGTTATGATGACAATTGTGTTATACATAAATCCCATTTACATAGGCCACGATCTAGGAGCCTCAGTAGTCCAAGCAGGTCTCCAGTAATTGACAACGAAATATGTATGATGAATGTGTTATACAAAGAGAGGTTTCCTAAGGCTACACAGCAGATGGAAGAAAGATTGTCCAATTATATAgaagaaaacaaaacatttgaTTTTGGGGAGGAATGTGATTATTTACCAATTGTCAGATTTGTTCATCATCAAGTTTTGGAAATGGCCAGAGATTGTCTATATAAATcccaaaacaaattaattactagtcgttatttttatgaaatgtcAGAAAATTTAGAAAGATTGCTTATGGAAACTAAGGAAAAATCAGAAGATGCAGCAGCCATGGTTACagggtttattaaaaaacttcttCTAATAATTTCTAGACCTGCTCGACTTCTGGAATGTCTTGAATTTGATCCAGAAGAGTTTTACCACTTTTTAGAGGCAGCCGAAggacaagttaagggactccAAGGCTTGAAAGCTGACATACCTCAGTATATAATTCAGAAATTAGGTCTCAATAGAGATCCTATAGCAGAGTTGCAGCAAGAGTTGAAAGACTGCAATTGGTCTGCCAATTCTTCTCGTTCTTCCCTTTGTATGTCAACATCCACTCCAACAGTGAAGAAGCACCTTAATAATCCAAATGAACAAGACTTTGAAGTAGTCAAGCTGATCTCTAATGGGGCATATGGAGCAGTTTATTTAgttaaacataaacaaaccAGGCAGAGATTTGCCAtgaagaaaatcaacaaaaacaatCTTATGCTAAGAAATCAAGTAGAACAAGTATTTGCCGAACGTGATATACTGAGTTTCGCCGACAATCCCTTTGTAGTAAGCATGTATTGTAGCTTTGAAACGAAGAAACATTTATGCCTAGTTATGGAGTATGTGGAGGGTGGAGACTGTGCTAGTTTGTTAAAGAATATTGGCCCTTTACCTCCGGATATGGCTAGATTTTATTTCGCGGAAACAGTTTTAGCCGTGGAATACCTTCATTCTTACGGAATTGTGCATAGAGATCTTAAACCAGACAA cTTGTTAATTACTGCCCTTGGGCACATTAAATTGACGGACTTTGGTCTAAGCAAAATGGGGCTAATGTCAC tgGCCACAAACTTATATGAAGGATACATTGATTCTGAAGCCCATCAATTTTCTGACAAGCAAGTGTTTGGTACCCCTGAATACATCGCTCCAGAGGTTATTCTTAGGCAAGGTTATGGCAAACCAGTGGATTGGTGGTCTATGGGCATTATATTATACGAATTTCTCATTGGTTGTGTCCCATTTTTCGGAGACACGCCTGAAGAATTGTTTGCACACACCGTGCAGG ATGACATTGAGTGGCCCGAAAACGAAGATTGGTCAATTCAAGAAGAGGGGAAAGATCTTATAACGGCATTGCTCCAACATTCCCCTAGGGAAAGACTTGGGAGTGGGGGAGCACATGAAGTTAAAGACCATGTGTATTTTCAAGGGTTAGATTGGAATTCTTTATTAAGACAGAAGGCAGAATTTGTCCCCCAGCTTGAGCATGATGAGGATACTAGTTATTTTGATA GTCGTATGGATAGATATAGCCATGAAATTGAAGACGACACAGATGATACCGACGATTCGCCAGTCTTTGGATTGTTTTCCTCGTGCTCTCCACAGTACCGTAAAACGCATGGTTCGAAACTGAGTCTTACTTCCGATTCGAGCAGCCTCAGATCGAGTTCACTCGCTACTGCTGAAGTAACGACTCCTGAAGTTTCAGGAAgcgaatcaaaatttaaacccAAAGTACCTCAGAGCATAATTCAGGAGTCGGGCGTCATTCCTAAATGTGTCGAATCTCGAAAA ATTTCTTTGGACTTATCTTTGTGCACTATTACAACCCCAGAATCCTCTCAAACCGACAGTGACGACGTATCTCCACAGATTCATAGAAGGCGGAAGGCTGCCCATGGTCGTGATATGTTACCGAAATTCTCTATTTCTGTGGAAGACGAGCACAGTAGCAGTTTAGATGCTGGGACTTCGTCATCAGAAAATCGAGAATTATCGCCGTTGAGGAGAGTTCCAGTACCTAGTCAACCCGTCAAACATAAATCTCGGTCTGTTGTTAAGAGCGCGTCGGCCTCTGGCTTGTCATTGATGATTCCGTCAG ATTTCCAAGCTCCTCCATGTAGTGTACATTCTCCTAGTGGTGGTGGCTCCAGTACTGCTAGTTCTAGAGACACATCGCCTTGTAGAGAATTATCGCCGTTAGTAACAAGTTTGAAACCACCGATAATAATCCGAAGAGGTCCTAAAGGCTTCGGATTTACCGTCCATACAATCCGGGTATATTATGGGGATACAGATATTTACACTATGCATCACTTGGTCATG GCGGTCGACGAGGGAAGTCCGGCCTTCGAAGCTGGGCTGCGGCCTGCAGATCTGATCACCCATATCAATGGCGAAGCCGTGCAGGGGCTGTACCATACTCAAGTTTTACAACTGCTTTTGGGAGGTGCTGAACACGTCAGTCTGCGTGCTACACCGTTGGATCAAACCTCAATCAAAACCGGTGGTAGAAAACGAGAACCAGGACAAAGCAAACTCGCCAAAAGGAGCTTGAACAGGCAAAAGAAACAGAAGAAGGATGGCGACAAGCGCAGGAAAACTTCCTTATTTCGGAGGATTAGTTCTAAAAGAGCTAGTGCTGAAATGCAACAG ATGGCGGCAAATATCCAATCCCCAGTTAGCGTCACGCCGAGCAGAAGTTTCCAGTCATTTCCTCGCAATGACAGCAGTTTTTCTTCAAACACTGTTAGGAGCGCAACAACTAATCGCTCAACCCTGTCACCATCTGACTCATTCAGTCAACATTCCGGTAATTCGACCCCCGCCTCCACTTCATCGGGAACTCCCTCTCCAACAACCGCTCCAAATGGTAGAAATGCCAAACAACACTACCAGAGGCCTTCAACGTTGCATGGGTTGAAACACAAATTACATTCCAGTGGATGTTCCAAATCTTTACATGCCTCCGGCCCGTCCTGCCCCACCAATGGTCCTAATCGAAGAAAATCGGTGGGGCACATCCCGCTTTCGCCTTTAGCTCGGACGCCTTCACCTTCACCGTTACCCGCTTCACCTACGCGTTCTCCCAGTCCTTTAGCTTTCCCTATTGGACATCAACCTG gTAGTTCAAATACTACTCAATCATATAGTCCCAGTGCAGGGTCTGCGCCCATCACAGTTACAGCccaatcaaaaaaaaattttgcgaGGCACAAAGGATCAGAACCGGGCTCTCCGTTGCTAAGAAGGGCTTTATCCCCAGACCGCTTGCATCCTAGAAGTGCTGAGACTAAATGTTCTATATCGCCTCTGTGCTCTTCAGGTACTGTAACTCCTGTAAATAAATCTCAAAGCCGGACAGGAACCTCTTCAGTTTGGAGACCTGGTTGTTCGACTGATAAAGAGAAGGAAGGAGAGACAGAGTTTCAACAGCCTAATGAGCCAG gtccGTCATCATCAACATCTGAAAATCGTCTTTCGTTAACACTGGCTGGGCCTGGGGAGTTTTTGCCTCGTATTGCTGAAGAAAAAGACTCGCCAACAGGTGGGCAGgaattaaaagataaaagtCAAGACCCTCAACAGACATGTACAGGCGACAATATTCAGGAATCTCAGAAACAGGAAAATCAAGCACAAATATCCGTTCCAGTAGTGGaggaaaaaacagaaaagGTTGTTGTCAAAAATACAAGTGGTTGCAGGTCTGAATCCTTGTCCATCGGAAAAGAGAATGCTAAAAACTTTGAGAATGCGGCAGAGAAAAACCCTTCACCCAAGTCGGTGACCGACTGTAAGATGGAAAGTTTTTCTCAATCACCCGCCGAAACCAAAGATAAAAAATGtccttcaaaaattcattctAAGGATAAGCCGCCAGATGGCAAACCAAAGGAAGCTAAGTCTAACAAACCGGAGGAAAAAGAACCCAAATCAAGCAAATCAGTCAAGAAGTAG